From Pseudoalteromonas rubra, one genomic window encodes:
- a CDS encoding YaeQ family protein, translating into MALKSTILKANLSLSDMDRHVYQDISVTLAQHPSENAQRVMVRLLAFALEYQDGLSFSKGLCVEDEPDIWLKNYSDEIELWLSVGLPEEKWLKKASNRAKQVVLYTYGENNQGPWWQKNQNTLRQYSNLKIISLPYSATSVMAEMLTRTMALTVTVQDGEIWFSDEQHSVHLIPETLQG; encoded by the coding sequence ATGGCACTCAAATCAACTATTTTAAAGGCCAACCTCTCGCTCAGCGATATGGACCGTCATGTGTACCAGGACATCAGTGTCACGCTGGCACAACATCCATCAGAAAACGCCCAACGCGTGATGGTCAGGCTACTGGCATTTGCACTGGAATATCAGGATGGACTCAGTTTCAGTAAAGGCTTATGTGTCGAAGATGAGCCGGATATCTGGTTAAAAAACTACAGTGACGAAATCGAGCTGTGGCTCAGTGTTGGCTTACCGGAAGAAAAATGGCTGAAAAAAGCCAGCAATCGAGCCAAACAAGTGGTACTTTATACGTATGGTGAGAACAACCAAGGCCCATGGTGGCAAAAGAACCAAAACACCCTGCGCCAGTATAGCAACCTAAAAATCATCAGCCTGCCTTATAGCGCCACCAGCGTGATGGCTGAAATGCTAACGCGTACAATGGCGTTAACCGTCACAGTGCAGGATGGCGAGATTTGGTTCAGTGATGAGCAACACAGCGTGCACCTGATCCCCGAAACACTACAAGGATAA
- a CDS encoding PGAP1-like alpha/beta domain-containing protein, protein MAVTKVVVLHGLYMSGFVMRPLCERLEKLGFDILNLSYNTLTPDRHAIFEQIDAFVAGHDAALVCHSMGGLVARDYLTDNSAASAAISKVITLGTPHKGSYIAKHMHDHGFDMLLKNSVEYLLSQQQNWPFKAKLYSIAGDLPIGLMPLLKKGSRSDGTVLLDETKLQGMAEHKVFRLSHTTLIYSRTVLDYIVDILERNQ, encoded by the coding sequence ATGGCAGTAACCAAAGTGGTCGTCTTACATGGATTGTATATGTCTGGATTTGTCATGCGCCCGCTGTGCGAGCGCCTGGAAAAACTTGGCTTTGACATCCTCAATCTCAGCTACAACACGCTGACACCCGACAGACACGCTATCTTTGAACAAATCGATGCCTTTGTTGCGGGCCATGATGCCGCGTTGGTCTGCCACTCCATGGGTGGCCTGGTGGCCCGGGATTACCTCACTGACAATTCAGCCGCCAGTGCAGCCATCAGCAAAGTGATCACCCTGGGAACACCACACAAAGGCAGCTATATCGCCAAACACATGCATGATCATGGCTTCGATATGCTGCTCAAAAACAGTGTCGAATACCTGCTCAGCCAACAGCAAAACTGGCCGTTTAAAGCCAAGCTCTATAGTATCGCCGGAGACTTGCCAATTGGTCTGATGCCGCTGCTGAAAAAAGGCAGCCGTTCCGATGGCACCGTGCTGCTGGACGAAACCAAATTGCAGGGTATGGCCGAGCATAAAGTATTTCGTCTCAGCCATACCACCTTAATTTATTCCCGGACGGTGCTCGATTACATCGTCGACATACTCGAACGTAATCAATGA
- a CDS encoding Dps family protein, with protein sequence MSNSIGLDSQKSQALVGNLNTLLSSYQIQYMNARSVHWNIKGRNFFELHVKFEEIYNQLLLQVDEIAERILTIEGTPLHAFSDYLEHSQISEVKGISDGQEAVKRLLDGFTTLIKMQRDILEQAGDASDEGTAAMMSDYIKEQEKLVWMLKAYLA encoded by the coding sequence ATGAGCAACAGCATTGGATTAGACAGTCAGAAAAGTCAGGCATTAGTAGGCAACCTCAATACCCTGTTAAGTAGTTACCAGATCCAATATATGAATGCCCGCAGCGTTCACTGGAACATCAAAGGCCGTAACTTCTTCGAGTTACACGTTAAGTTTGAAGAAATTTATAACCAGTTACTGCTTCAGGTCGATGAAATCGCAGAACGTATCCTGACCATTGAAGGCACCCCTTTGCACGCCTTCAGCGATTACCTGGAGCACAGTCAAATCAGTGAAGTGAAAGGGATCAGTGATGGTCAGGAAGCGGTAAAACGCTTGCTGGATGGCTTTACCACCTTGATTAAAATGCAGCGCGATATTCTGGAGCAGGCAGGTGATGCCAGCGATGAAGGCACCGCAGCAATGATGAGTGATTACATCAAAGAGCAGGAAAAGCTGGTGTGGATGCTTAAAGCGTATCTTGCCTAA
- a CDS encoding S9 family peptidase yields MTHHQHQRTDNYYWMRDDKRQDAEILDHLRAENAYCEAMMAAHKGLQDQLFEEMKGRIVKDDSTVPVKDGRFWYMSEVSGDDEYSRHYRGGDEAMTDKQLLLDVNQLAQAYEFFELGDIAVSPNDNLLAYSEDTDGRRIYTVRFKDLQSGEMLSDVLTETEGEVVWANDSKTVFYVRKDLQTLLGYQVYRHVLGTPQSDDQLVYEEQDRQFYMGLGKSRDESEIYIHLAATETTDILALSADEPLGKFEPLLARTPGHEYGLDKLGEYYYLVSNRAAKNFRLLRATKDTLAEPEQWEELIAHREHVLLEGMELFHSHYVVTERERGQIRFVVHDYAGHSYQLKFDDACFYAGLGYNPEPDAQVVRIYYSSLTTPSSIYDFALDGGKKTLKKQQKVLGEFNPEHYASERLHIPVRDGVEVPVSLVYRKDKFNKDGTNPLLQYGYGAYGITIDPNFSSNTLSLLDRGFVYAIAHIRGSEMLGRHWYEQGKKAHKQNSFNDFEDVTRALVEQGYGAADKVFASGGSAGGLLMGAVVNQAPALYRGIGCHVPFLDVLTTMLDESIPLTTNEYDEWGNPNDEADYRTILAYSPYDNLHAGDYPNILVTTGLHDSQVQYWEPMKWVAKLRELKTDNNQLLFKTDMDAGHGGASGRFKSLHEKALEMAFFIGLLEH; encoded by the coding sequence ATGACACATCACCAACATCAAAGGACAGACAACTACTACTGGATGCGTGACGATAAACGTCAGGACGCTGAGATACTAGACCATTTGCGTGCTGAGAACGCCTATTGTGAGGCGATGATGGCAGCGCATAAAGGGCTACAGGACCAGTTATTTGAAGAAATGAAAGGTCGCATTGTCAAAGATGACAGCACGGTGCCGGTTAAGGACGGGCGTTTTTGGTATATGAGCGAAGTCAGCGGCGACGATGAATATTCTCGTCACTACCGTGGCGGCGATGAAGCCATGACGGACAAGCAATTACTGCTGGATGTCAATCAGCTGGCGCAGGCTTACGAGTTTTTTGAACTGGGTGACATTGCCGTCAGCCCCAATGACAATTTGCTGGCCTACAGTGAAGATACGGACGGAAGGCGCATTTATACTGTGCGCTTTAAAGACTTACAAAGCGGCGAGATGCTGAGTGACGTACTGACCGAAACCGAAGGGGAAGTGGTCTGGGCCAACGACAGCAAAACTGTGTTTTATGTTCGTAAAGACTTGCAAACCCTGCTGGGGTATCAGGTCTATCGCCACGTTTTGGGGACGCCGCAAAGTGACGACCAGCTGGTTTATGAAGAGCAGGATCGTCAGTTCTATATGGGCCTGGGCAAGAGCCGAGATGAAAGCGAAATTTACATTCATCTGGCGGCGACAGAAACCACAGATATCCTGGCGTTGTCGGCTGATGAGCCTCTGGGTAAGTTTGAGCCTTTGCTGGCACGCACGCCGGGTCATGAATATGGGCTGGACAAGCTGGGCGAGTATTACTATCTGGTGTCGAACCGGGCAGCGAAAAACTTCCGCCTGTTGCGTGCCACCAAAGATACGCTGGCAGAGCCTGAACAGTGGGAAGAGCTCATTGCACACCGTGAACACGTGCTGCTTGAAGGCATGGAATTGTTCCATAGCCACTATGTTGTGACAGAGCGTGAGCGCGGCCAGATCCGCTTTGTGGTGCACGACTATGCCGGGCACAGTTATCAGCTGAAATTTGATGATGCCTGCTTCTACGCAGGCCTGGGCTATAACCCTGAACCCGACGCTCAGGTGGTTCGGATCTATTATTCAAGCCTGACTACCCCAAGCAGTATTTATGATTTTGCACTGGACGGGGGCAAAAAGACCCTGAAGAAGCAACAGAAAGTCCTGGGTGAGTTTAATCCGGAGCACTATGCGTCTGAGCGATTACATATCCCTGTGCGTGACGGTGTCGAAGTGCCGGTGTCACTGGTTTATCGTAAAGATAAGTTCAATAAAGATGGCACCAACCCCTTGCTGCAATATGGCTATGGTGCCTATGGGATCACCATAGATCCGAACTTCTCCAGTAACACGCTGAGCCTGCTGGACCGTGGCTTTGTGTATGCCATTGCGCATATTCGTGGTTCAGAAATGCTGGGTCGTCACTGGTATGAGCAAGGTAAAAAAGCGCATAAGCAAAATAGCTTTAACGATTTTGAAGATGTAACCCGGGCTTTGGTTGAACAAGGGTACGGCGCTGCGGACAAAGTATTTGCTTCTGGCGGCAGTGCCGGTGGTCTGCTGATGGGGGCTGTGGTGAATCAGGCGCCTGCGCTATATCGTGGTATCGGTTGTCATGTGCCGTTTTTAGATGTGCTCACAACTATGCTGGACGAAAGTATCCCGCTGACCACCAATGAATATGACGAGTGGGGGAACCCTAATGATGAGGCGGATTACCGCACCATTTTGGCCTACTCACCCTATGACAACCTGCACGCAGGGGACTATCCTAATATTCTGGTAACAACTGGCCTGCATGATTCTCAGGTGCAGTATTGGGAGCCGATGAAGTGGGTGGCGAAGCTGCGAGAGTTAAAAACCGATAACAATCAACTGTTGTTTAAAACCGATATGGATGCCGGACACGGAGGCGCTTCAGGTCGCTTTAAGAGCCTGCATGAAAAAGCCCTGGAAATGGCCTTCTTTATTGGCTTGTTAGAACACTAA
- a CDS encoding efflux RND transporter permease subunit yields the protein MSEQPTPKQTGLIAYFAHNSVAANLMMFFILIMGIISYFTIQRQMFPSIELNLISVNATYPGASPQEIEESILIKVEEALKDVTEIDKAVYRAYRNGGSVQLEIDTSAELADVADKVRSRVDGIATFPASMEPIRVQQIEFTQDVVQMALVADLPLTQLKPLAKEVEDELLQLSNISLVDRNMPEYEIAIEVDPDALRRYNMSMEEVSMAISRYSTNVSAGQIRTNSGLISVRVENQKYRGNEFRRIPVKVGENGAKVLLQDIAEIKDAFIEGEFYFQLNGVNAAYLSVKATNDQNMVPIANTIHSYIEAKNKTLPEGVELTAFVDMTYYLEARLAMMKKNMFQGAILVAIMLSIFLRFKLAFWVMVGLPVCFLGAIMMMPVFGISMNIVSLFAFIMVLGIVVDDAIVIGEAAYTEIERKGPGVNNVVVGAKRVATPATFGVLTTMAVFAPMVLSSGPEAAFFKSIAVVVMLCLAFSLIESKWILPAHIGHTKFSPMREGSWRAKFNKRFFAFVNGPYRNLIETCVQWRWTVLCGFVGMLILSVSLITSNQVRFVAMPKVPHDYPMVKLTLNDNASDSQTLEALTTIENMMLKVEDEIEQEYGQGMIKDIMVWNEGRTEGNVLAVLVEEDDRPFDAFELSRRWRENMPDIAGVKSLLVIDDVNDEGQGQGEFGYLLYGPDIDMLNAAGRQFISMLQQEKGLFDVSSSIDPESKEVQLVLKQVAYDLNLSLSDIANQVGMSFYGGEAQRVIRDGEEIKVMVRYPRLDREAFSSLKHTVITTPEGKDVMLGDVVEFVERPGVSYIRRENGYRTVYIYGNIDEQVIEPNQVVENIKNNLLPKLFEQFPEVKTELGGDIEEDQAQANEQMMFFIAGMFIVYILLAVPLKSYGQPLIIMSVIPFSLVGAIWGHWFFGLDMSMMSTYGLIAAAGVVINDSLVMTDYVNQVRKEGVKLKDAVVEAGCARFRAITLTSITTFAGVMPIIFETSLQAKFVIPMAVSLGFAVLFATLITLVLVPCLYIILIDISKVFGAVFGVFGKAARHVMNRRASQPQS from the coding sequence ATGAGTGAACAACCAACACCAAAGCAAACGGGGCTGATAGCCTACTTTGCGCATAACTCGGTCGCTGCGAATCTAATGATGTTCTTTATCCTGATCATGGGGATCATCAGTTACTTTACGATCCAGCGCCAGATGTTTCCGAGTATTGAGCTCAATCTCATCTCGGTTAATGCGACCTATCCGGGCGCTTCGCCACAGGAAATTGAAGAAAGTATCCTGATAAAGGTAGAAGAAGCACTGAAGGATGTGACGGAAATAGACAAGGCGGTTTATCGTGCCTATCGTAACGGCGGTAGCGTGCAGTTGGAGATTGACACCAGTGCAGAGCTGGCCGATGTCGCTGACAAAGTACGCTCCCGGGTCGATGGTATCGCAACCTTCCCGGCCTCAATGGAGCCGATCCGTGTGCAACAAATAGAGTTTACTCAAGATGTTGTACAGATGGCCCTGGTGGCTGATCTGCCTTTGACACAATTGAAGCCTTTGGCGAAAGAAGTCGAAGACGAGTTGTTGCAGCTGTCTAATATTTCTTTGGTCGATCGTAATATGCCGGAATATGAAATTGCCATTGAAGTTGACCCGGATGCGCTGCGCCGTTACAACATGTCGATGGAAGAAGTGTCCATGGCGATTAGCCGCTACTCGACCAATGTCTCAGCCGGTCAGATCCGCACCAATTCGGGCCTGATCTCAGTACGGGTCGAAAATCAGAAATATCGTGGTAACGAGTTCCGCCGTATCCCGGTCAAAGTGGGCGAAAACGGCGCTAAAGTGCTGCTGCAGGATATTGCAGAAATCAAAGACGCTTTCATTGAAGGTGAATTCTACTTTCAACTTAACGGCGTGAATGCGGCTTACCTGTCGGTGAAAGCGACCAATGATCAAAACATGGTGCCCATCGCCAATACGATCCACTCTTATATTGAAGCGAAGAATAAAACGCTACCGGAAGGGGTTGAGTTAACGGCCTTTGTGGACATGACGTATTACCTTGAAGCGCGTCTGGCTATGATGAAAAAGAACATGTTCCAGGGGGCGATTTTGGTCGCCATTATGCTGAGCATTTTCTTACGCTTTAAGCTCGCGTTCTGGGTCATGGTGGGCCTGCCTGTGTGTTTCCTGGGCGCCATTATGATGATGCCGGTATTTGGCATCAGTATGAACATTGTGTCTCTGTTTGCCTTTATCATGGTGCTGGGGATCGTGGTGGATGACGCCATTGTCATAGGCGAAGCCGCCTATACCGAAATTGAGCGTAAAGGACCTGGCGTGAATAACGTGGTGGTTGGCGCGAAACGGGTCGCCACACCGGCCACATTCGGGGTATTGACGACCATGGCGGTGTTTGCCCCTATGGTGTTGTCGAGTGGCCCGGAAGCTGCGTTCTTCAAATCGATAGCGGTTGTGGTGATGCTGTGTCTGGCCTTCAGTCTGATTGAGTCTAAGTGGATCCTGCCAGCACACATTGGCCATACCAAGTTTTCACCAATGCGTGAGGGCAGCTGGCGCGCCAAGTTCAATAAGCGTTTCTTTGCCTTTGTGAATGGGCCTTACCGCAACCTCATTGAAACCTGTGTACAGTGGCGCTGGACGGTGCTGTGTGGCTTTGTTGGTATGCTCATACTGAGCGTATCACTGATCACCTCGAATCAGGTCAGGTTTGTGGCGATGCCTAAAGTGCCGCACGATTATCCTATGGTGAAACTGACTCTGAACGACAATGCCTCCGACTCGCAAACGCTGGAAGCGCTGACCACCATCGAAAACATGATGTTGAAGGTGGAAGACGAGATAGAGCAGGAGTATGGACAGGGCATGATCAAAGACATCATGGTCTGGAATGAGGGCCGTACAGAAGGCAACGTGCTGGCAGTATTGGTAGAAGAAGACGACCGTCCGTTTGATGCCTTTGAGCTGTCGCGTCGCTGGCGTGAAAACATGCCGGACATTGCCGGTGTGAAGTCTTTGCTGGTGATTGATGACGTTAACGATGAAGGCCAGGGGCAGGGCGAGTTTGGCTATCTGCTGTATGGTCCGGACATCGATATGCTCAATGCTGCGGGTCGCCAGTTTATTTCTATGCTGCAACAGGAAAAGGGTCTGTTTGATGTGAGTTCAAGCATTGACCCGGAAAGCAAAGAAGTGCAGCTGGTGCTCAAGCAGGTGGCGTACGATTTGAACCTGAGCCTGTCAGACATTGCTAACCAGGTCGGCATGAGTTTCTATGGTGGGGAAGCGCAGCGCGTGATCCGCGATGGTGAAGAAATCAAAGTGATGGTGCGTTATCCGCGCCTGGACAGGGAAGCCTTCTCATCACTGAAGCATACGGTCATCACAACGCCTGAGGGCAAAGATGTGATGCTGGGCGATGTGGTTGAGTTCGTGGAGCGCCCGGGTGTGAGCTATATTCGTCGTGAAAATGGCTACCGCACTGTGTATATCTACGGCAACATTGATGAGCAGGTGATTGAACCTAATCAGGTGGTTGAGAATATCAAAAATAACCTGTTGCCTAAGCTGTTTGAACAGTTCCCTGAGGTGAAGACCGAACTGGGCGGTGATATCGAAGAAGATCAGGCGCAGGCCAACGAGCAAATGATGTTCTTCATTGCCGGTATGTTCATTGTCTATATCTTACTGGCGGTGCCGCTGAAGAGTTATGGTCAGCCGTTAATCATTATGTCGGTGATCCCGTTCAGCCTGGTCGGTGCCATCTGGGGCCATTGGTTCTTTGGTCTGGATATGAGCATGATGTCGACTTATGGTCTGATTGCGGCGGCGGGGGTTGTGATCAATGACTCGCTGGTCATGACCGATTATGTGAACCAGGTCAGAAAAGAAGGCGTGAAGCTGAAAGATGCCGTGGTTGAAGCCGGGTGTGCGCGTTTCAGGGCAATTACCCTGACGTCTATCACCACCTTTGCCGGTGTTATGCCCATCATCTTTGAGACCAGCTTACAGGCTAAGTTTGTGATCCCCATGGCGGTATCACTGGGCTTTGCGGTGCTGTTTGCGACCTTGATCACCCTGGTGCTGGTACCGTGCCTGTATATCATTCTAATTGATATCAGCAAGGTATTTGGCGCGGTATTCGGTGTGTTTGGTAAAGCCGCACGTCATGTTATGAATCGCAGGGCAAGTCAGCCACAAAGCTAA
- a CDS encoding efflux RND transporter periplasmic adaptor subunit, which translates to MKAQALKWIFPVVALGLGVAGFSAINAVAKGEEDKQVVDTRPVVQVESVQAQDHQVLIQSYGEVTPLETTQLSVQVAGEVVYWHPSFLAGGVVAKGDILLSIEKDNYEAAVLQAEAQLASAEAALIEEQAQADVAADEAKRFPNKKHTDLFLRKPQVMSAKAAVKSAKAALMRAQRDLDNCDVVAPFNGLIVSRDVGLGQFVSTGSVVAQLNNIEQAEVVIPIAGFDSVFLPETVGGTKATVFNKGVNSFTREAQIHRDLGTVDTQTRMSNLVVRIEDPYGLNSDKPKVKFGTYVQVSFLGKTLKQIYRLPQELVNNQTVWLINDNAELEPREVQVVREEGEYFLVGAGLNNSDKVVVTLPEYPQRGMAVKVADADETNAQGSGLEKL; encoded by the coding sequence ATGAAAGCACAAGCACTAAAATGGATCTTTCCCGTTGTGGCGTTGGGCCTTGGGGTGGCAGGCTTTTCAGCCATCAACGCGGTCGCAAAGGGTGAGGAAGATAAACAGGTTGTAGATACACGCCCTGTAGTACAGGTCGAATCCGTTCAGGCACAGGATCATCAGGTTCTTATTCAAAGCTATGGTGAAGTCACACCACTTGAAACAACCCAGCTGTCTGTTCAGGTAGCCGGCGAAGTCGTTTACTGGCATCCCAGCTTTTTGGCCGGCGGCGTGGTTGCGAAGGGTGATATTCTGCTCAGCATTGAAAAAGACAACTACGAAGCGGCGGTATTACAGGCCGAAGCTCAGCTGGCCAGTGCTGAAGCGGCATTGATTGAAGAGCAGGCACAGGCAGACGTGGCAGCAGATGAAGCCAAACGTTTCCCTAACAAAAAACACACCGATCTGTTTTTGCGTAAACCTCAGGTGATGAGTGCCAAAGCGGCGGTTAAATCTGCGAAGGCCGCATTAATGCGCGCTCAGCGTGATCTGGACAATTGTGATGTGGTTGCGCCTTTCAATGGTTTGATTGTGTCTCGTGACGTGGGTCTGGGTCAGTTTGTGTCAACGGGCAGTGTGGTTGCCCAGCTTAATAACATTGAGCAGGCCGAAGTGGTGATCCCCATTGCGGGTTTCGATTCGGTGTTTTTACCTGAAACCGTGGGTGGTACCAAAGCGACTGTATTTAACAAAGGCGTGAATAGCTTTACCCGCGAAGCACAGATCCATCGCGACCTGGGCACCGTTGATACCCAAACACGTATGAGCAACCTGGTCGTACGTATTGAAGATCCATACGGTCTGAACAGTGACAAGCCTAAAGTGAAGTTTGGTACTTATGTACAGGTGAGCTTTTTAGGTAAAACGCTTAAACAAATCTATCGTTTGCCACAAGAGCTGGTCAATAACCAGACGGTCTGGTTGATCAATGACAATGCTGAGCTTGAGCCTCGTGAGGTACAGGTGGTCCGTGAGGAAGGGGAATACTTCCTGGTGGGTGCCGGACTGAACAACAGTGACAAGGTGGTTGTCACCTTGCCGGAATACCCACAGCGTGGTATGGCGGTGAAAGTTGCGGATGCAGATGAGACCAATGCGCAGGGCTCTGGCCTGGAAAAGCTATAA
- a CDS encoding ABC transporter permease has translation MGLDIQDALKALHTRWRMTVFFVVLLSSAMAALLVAGVIAWQAHGPLPYDAPERLAWVDGELRNEQGEVTLSESLSVPAAWQLHQTPGLFELATPLYYTDMLYVDHPEQPKIAAALVEPGYFSLFNLSLQSGDYFAASSLQGQQAQSAAQAVVSARFARRYLSGQEATGQVIQLDDRRFQVVGILAEDSREPELLRAAQYSDVFLPFFSHTATDMTPFADIAIRNNVLLVGRTLPQASKVLHSEAMQLSARINALTQQYGFGETTLHLTLRPLDTKLKGALQDMGQWLVGAALGVVVVTLCNLFALYLLDFKSRQSQLALHLALGARQSRLFRQVLCHAVALFALAALVATALAPGLMALMQYWGEDILGSITWLQLSWPAYLGMWCVALWLAWGFARSVFTFVDLRGLRQQLSGSGKGQVKQLPGWLSRLLINTQLTTGMVVLCFSIWLLSHYGAQIGKAQGFDDTGLIQVQMQQLDFERGEQKARARRQLSEANIATLLAQPQIAAASMAANDPLEMSWVEPISTVPDSARQLTAFGQWSGVGYFETVGQRVLAGQAFSAEQLTLDAPAEVVIINQSLAGKLGLTLQDVGTTLYSRDQRPVRLQAIVEDIYSPTLGTPDIVYLPHNFFVSNLIIRLKPGQSLAKSDLNALLRVQDPTQSVFQLTNMTARAAALSKSARLSAYTGIALSLLMLLLVGVGLYGVLGYLALLSAPVWHIKWQVGAKAGTLLKEQLIGRLCQVLPVSFVALLLLTLLCWVFKAALMGLITSFLMAVTFMFLMVLLLDYYHTKSQLRDFC, from the coding sequence ATGGGGCTAGATATTCAGGACGCGCTGAAGGCGTTGCATACCCGTTGGCGTATGACGGTGTTTTTTGTTGTGTTGTTGTCCAGTGCAATGGCGGCCTTGCTGGTCGCCGGCGTGATTGCCTGGCAGGCACATGGTCCATTGCCTTATGACGCACCAGAGCGGCTTGCCTGGGTGGATGGTGAGTTGCGCAATGAACAAGGCGAAGTGACGCTCAGCGAATCGTTGTCTGTACCTGCTGCCTGGCAGTTGCATCAGACGCCCGGGTTATTCGAGCTGGCCACGCCACTTTACTATACAGATATGCTGTATGTGGATCATCCTGAGCAGCCAAAAATTGCGGCGGCACTGGTCGAGCCGGGTTATTTTTCCTTGTTTAATCTGTCACTGCAAAGTGGCGACTATTTTGCTGCGTCGTCTTTACAGGGGCAGCAAGCGCAAAGTGCTGCGCAGGCGGTTGTCAGTGCGCGTTTTGCCCGCCGTTATTTGTCGGGCCAGGAGGCGACCGGGCAGGTGATCCAGCTCGATGACCGGCGTTTTCAGGTGGTGGGCATTCTCGCCGAGGACAGCCGGGAGCCGGAGCTGTTGCGGGCTGCACAATATAGTGATGTCTTTTTACCTTTTTTTAGTCATACCGCGACCGACATGACCCCGTTTGCCGATATAGCGATCCGTAATAATGTGTTGCTGGTCGGCAGGACCTTACCTCAGGCCAGTAAGGTACTACATTCAGAAGCCATGCAGCTGAGTGCCCGCATCAATGCGCTGACACAGCAGTATGGGTTTGGTGAAACAACCCTCCATCTGACGCTGCGCCCGCTCGATACCAAACTCAAAGGGGCGCTACAGGATATGGGACAGTGGCTGGTTGGCGCAGCTCTGGGCGTGGTAGTGGTGACCCTGTGTAATTTGTTTGCGCTTTATTTATTGGATTTTAAAAGTCGCCAGTCGCAGTTGGCATTGCATCTGGCACTGGGGGCGCGTCAGTCCAGGTTGTTCCGTCAGGTGTTGTGCCATGCGGTTGCACTGTTTGCACTGGCGGCCCTGGTGGCAACGGCGCTGGCACCGGGCTTAATGGCACTGATGCAATATTGGGGAGAGGATATTCTGGGCAGCATCACCTGGTTGCAGTTGTCCTGGCCTGCTTATCTGGGGATGTGGTGTGTGGCGTTATGGTTGGCCTGGGGGTTTGCTCGCAGTGTCTTTACCTTTGTGGACTTACGTGGGCTCAGGCAGCAACTCAGTGGCTCTGGTAAAGGTCAGGTAAAGCAATTACCAGGCTGGCTCAGTCGATTGCTGATCAATACACAGTTGACGACAGGCATGGTGGTGTTGTGTTTTAGCATCTGGCTGTTAAGCCATTACGGTGCGCAGATTGGCAAAGCGCAGGGGTTTGATGACACGGGCTTAATCCAGGTGCAGATGCAGCAGCTGGACTTTGAGCGCGGCGAACAAAAAGCCCGGGCACGACGTCAGCTCAGTGAAGCCAATATTGCAACCTTGCTGGCTCAGCCCCAGATAGCCGCGGCCAGCATGGCTGCCAATGATCCACTGGAAATGTCGTGGGTCGAACCCATCAGTACGGTGCCAGACAGTGCCCGGCAGCTGACCGCTTTTGGGCAATGGAGTGGCGTGGGCTACTTTGAAACCGTTGGCCAACGCGTGCTGGCAGGTCAGGCGTTCAGTGCGGAGCAACTGACGCTGGATGCCCCGGCAGAGGTGGTGATCATTAACCAAAGCCTGGCTGGTAAGTTAGGCCTGACGCTGCAAGATGTCGGCACCACTTTGTATTCTCGCGATCAGCGCCCGGTCAGATTACAAGCCATTGTAGAAGATATTTATTCGCCGACTCTGGGGACGCCGGACATAGTGTATCTGCCACATAACTTTTTTGTCAGTAATCTGATTATCCGGCTGAAGCCAGGGCAGTCGCTCGCAAAATCTGATCTGAATGCCCTGCTGCGCGTACAAGATCCTACGCAAAGTGTATTTCAGTTAACCAATATGACGGCGCGTGCCGCTGCACTGAGTAAATCGGCCCGGCTCAGTGCCTATACGGGGATCGCCCTGAGTTTGTTGATGCTGCTGCTGGTCGGTGTGGGCTTATATGGGGTGTTGGGCTACCTGGCGCTGTTATCTGCACCTGTGTGGCACATCAAGTGGCAGGTGGGTGCCAAGGCGGGCACGTTGCTAAAAGAGCAATTGATCGGGCGGCTTTGTCAGGTCTTACCAGTTTCTTTTGTGGCATTGTTGTTACTTACTCTGCTGTGCTGGGTGTTTAAAGCGGCGTTGATGGGTCTGATAACCAGCTTTTTGATGGCTGTTACTTTCATGTTTTTAATGGTTTTATTGCTGGACTATTACCATACTAAAAGCCAACTGAGAGATTTTTGCTAA